A section of the Enterococcus montenegrensis genome encodes:
- a CDS encoding type II toxin-antitoxin system Phd/YefM family antitoxin, protein MELKKLEVPTTSITEVKKSPMDVFNQAREAGTAVYVFNREKVAGVMLTQEQYENLLQELHNRPEVEEDDLQTADGLEEFLGKMRTALITGSVISAKNLDERMVALGFITRKTGFGGVVDMISELKESGKIVYQLRKKHEGKTIVAEIIGEQDSTSSLFDKLIIKKIHLKES, encoded by the coding sequence ATGGAACTGAAAAAGTTAGAGGTGCCGACGACTTCTATTACCGAAGTGAAAAAATCTCCAATGGATGTTTTTAATCAGGCTCGAGAAGCGGGAACAGCAGTTTACGTTTTTAATCGGGAAAAAGTAGCCGGTGTAATGTTGACTCAAGAACAATATGAAAATCTATTACAGGAATTACATAATCGTCCAGAAGTGGAAGAGGATGATTTACAAACAGCCGATGGTCTAGAAGAATTTTTAGGAAAAATGCGGACTGCTTTGATTACAGGTTCTGTAATTTCAGCTAAAAATTTAGATGAGCGGATGGTTGCCCTCGGTTTTATTACCCGTAAGACCGGTTTTGGCGGTGTTGTGGATATGATATCTGAATTAAAAGAAAGCGGCAAAATTGTCTATCAGTTACGCAAAAAACACGAAGGTAAAACGATTGTCGCAGAAATTATCGGAGAACAAGATAGCACCTCTAGTTTATTTGACAAATTGATTATTAAAAAGATTCATTTGAAAGAGTCTTAA
- a CDS encoding epoxyqueuosine reductase QueH, whose amino-acid sequence MIEASQILDKMKNQKINYDYVLRKMITRWEEEEKRPTILIHSCCAPCSTYTLEFLTQYADVTIYFANSNIHPKSEYERRLLVQKKFVADFNEKTGAEVGFIAADYKPNEFLAIIKENHLQDEPEGGKRCTACFQMRLDLVAEEALKLGYDYFGSALTISPKKNAQLINQIGMDIQKIYSVNYLPSDFKKNKGYERSIQMCKEYDVFRQCYCGCVFAAKQQGVDLKAVNKEAKAYLAQQSELTH is encoded by the coding sequence ATGATTGAAGCAAGTCAAATTTTAGATAAAATGAAGAACCAAAAAATTAACTATGACTACGTTTTACGGAAAATGATTACCCGTTGGGAAGAAGAAGAAAAACGCCCCACAATTTTGATTCATAGTTGTTGTGCTCCTTGCAGTACGTATACTTTAGAATTTTTAACACAATATGCAGACGTTACGATTTATTTTGCCAACTCCAATATTCACCCCAAAAGTGAATATGAGCGGCGTTTACTCGTACAAAAGAAATTCGTCGCCGATTTTAATGAAAAGACCGGCGCTGAGGTGGGGTTTATTGCTGCCGATTATAAACCCAATGAATTTTTAGCCATTATCAAAGAAAACCACCTACAAGATGAACCAGAAGGTGGCAAAAGATGTACGGCTTGTTTTCAAATGCGCCTCGATTTAGTAGCAGAAGAGGCGTTAAAGCTGGGGTATGATTATTTTGGCAGTGCCCTGACAATTTCGCCAAAGAAAAATGCGCAATTAATTAATCAGATCGGGATGGACATTCAAAAAATTTACAGTGTGAATTATCTACCAAGCGATTTTAAAAAGAATAAAGGTTATGAACGCTCTATTCAAATGTGTAAGGAATACGATGTCTTTCGTCAATGCTATTGTGGCTGTGTTTTTGCTGCCAAACAACAAGGGGTAGATTTAAAAGCTGTGAACAAAGAAGCCAAAGCCTACTTAGCACAACAGTCAGAGCTGACTCATTAA
- a CDS encoding pyridoxal phosphate-dependent aminotransferase — protein sequence MDLTKRFNKQVYQIAVSLIRQFDEKVSGIEDILKLTLGEPDFNTPDHVKTAGKDAIEQNFSHYTGMSGLADVREAAALFLKQKYHVAYDYTSEVLVTIGATEAISASLLAVLNPGDKVLLPAPIYPGYEPVITLAAAQPIYMDTTSDNFVLTPKVLEEHLIAHGDAVKAVILNYPSNPTGVTYSKAEVKALADVLRKYPVFVISDEIYSELSYDEEHVSIAEFLREQTILINGLSKSHAMTGWRIGFIFAPKELIQEIIKVHQYLVTAASTISQKAAVRALIEGIDDGLIMKEEYRLRRDFLYEKMTALGFEVAKPSGAFYLFAKIPAHLEQDSMKFCIDLAQKAKLAVIPGIAFGKEAEGYIRLSYASSMEKLVEAIDRLTAYLEN from the coding sequence ATGGATTTAACAAAACGCTTCAACAAACAAGTTTATCAAATTGCAGTTTCTTTAATCCGCCAGTTTGATGAAAAAGTTTCCGGCATTGAAGATATTTTGAAATTGACTTTAGGAGAACCAGATTTCAATACCCCCGATCATGTCAAAACAGCTGGTAAAGATGCCATTGAGCAAAACTTCAGTCATTATACCGGAATGTCTGGCTTAGCAGACGTCAGGGAAGCCGCTGCTCTTTTTTTAAAGCAGAAATATCACGTCGCCTATGATTACACTTCAGAAGTTTTAGTGACAATTGGTGCTACAGAGGCAATTTCCGCTTCATTGTTAGCTGTTTTAAATCCTGGCGATAAAGTACTATTACCTGCCCCTATTTACCCTGGGTATGAACCGGTTATTACCTTAGCCGCAGCCCAACCTATTTATATGGATACAACTAGTGATAATTTTGTTTTGACACCAAAAGTTTTGGAGGAGCATCTAATTGCCCATGGGGATGCTGTTAAGGCAGTAATTTTAAACTATCCAAGTAATCCTACTGGAGTTACTTATTCCAAAGCAGAAGTTAAGGCTTTGGCGGACGTCTTAAGAAAATATCCGGTATTTGTCATTAGTGATGAAATTTATAGCGAACTTTCTTATGATGAAGAGCATGTTTCGATTGCCGAATTTTTACGGGAGCAAACTATCTTGATTAATGGCCTATCGAAATCTCACGCCATGACCGGTTGGCGAATTGGTTTTATTTTTGCACCAAAAGAGTTGATCCAAGAAATCATTAAAGTTCACCAATATTTGGTAACCGCTGCTTCTACAATTTCACAAAAAGCGGCAGTTCGGGCTTTAATTGAGGGAATTGACGATGGTTTAATCATGAAAGAAGAGTATCGCTTACGGCGGGATTTTTTATATGAAAAAATGACAGCACTGGGTTTTGAAGTAGCTAAACCCTCCGGTGCGTTTTATCTTTTTGCCAAAATTCCTGCACATTTGGAACAAGATTCCATGAAATTTTGTATCGATTTAGCACAAAAGGCCAAATTAGCTGTTATTCCTGGGATTGCTTTTGGAAAAGAAGCAGAGGGGTATATTCGCTTAAGCTATGCTTCTAGTATGGAAAAATTAGTTGAAGCGATCGACCGCTTGACTGCTTATTTGGAAAATTAA
- a CDS encoding phosphate ABC transporter substrate-binding protein translates to MKKVYLVATAVAATLLLAACGNGNAKTGEENKTSGAKITAVGSTALQPLVEAAKDSFTTENPNYQITVQGGGSGTGLSQVAAGAVTIGNSDVFAEEKDGVDAKELVDHKVAVVGMAPVVNKDVAVKNISQQQLIDIFTGKITNWKEVGGKDEKIAVVNRASGSGTRATFEKWGLDGATPVQSQEQDSSGTVKKIVAETPGAISYLALSYIDDSLQELSVDNVTPTPENIETNKWKIWSYEHMYTKGEPDKDVKKFLDYLLTDEIQNGPVKELGYLPITTMKIERSVDGKVTNK, encoded by the coding sequence GTGAAAAAAGTATATTTAGTAGCAACTGCAGTGGCAGCAACTTTATTATTAGCGGCCTGTGGGAATGGTAATGCAAAAACTGGAGAAGAAAATAAAACAAGCGGTGCAAAAATTACCGCGGTTGGTTCAACAGCCTTACAACCATTAGTTGAGGCAGCCAAAGATAGTTTTACTACTGAAAATCCCAATTATCAAATTACTGTTCAAGGTGGCGGAAGTGGTACAGGGTTGAGCCAAGTTGCTGCTGGTGCTGTAACGATTGGCAACTCAGATGTTTTTGCCGAAGAAAAAGATGGTGTCGATGCAAAAGAGCTAGTGGACCACAAAGTAGCGGTTGTAGGAATGGCTCCGGTAGTAAATAAAGACGTCGCAGTCAAAAATATTTCCCAACAGCAATTAATTGACATTTTTACTGGTAAAATTACCAACTGGAAAGAAGTTGGCGGCAAAGATGAAAAAATTGCAGTCGTTAATCGTGCTTCTGGCAGTGGGACCAGAGCAACTTTTGAAAAATGGGGACTTGATGGTGCAACACCGGTGCAATCCCAAGAACAAGATTCTTCTGGCACCGTGAAAAAAATAGTCGCAGAAACACCGGGGGCTATCAGTTACTTGGCGTTATCTTATATTGACGATAGTTTACAGGAACTTTCTGTTGATAATGTGACGCCAACCCCAGAAAATATCGAAACAAACAAATGGAAAATCTGGTCTTACGAACACATGTATACAAAAGGTGAACCAGACAAGGATGTAAAAAAATTCTTGGATTATCTACTAACCGATGAAATTCAAAACGGTCCTGTAAAAGAATTGGGTTACCTGCCAATTACCACTATGAAAATTGAACGTTCTGTTGACGGTAAGGTGACAAACAAATAG
- a CDS encoding sensor histidine kinase — MKKRRVLEYLLWITTLLVLFVGAWQLIGGFFEHQVLSQQENYLEKKGNLLLRMAKEENYNEASLRQLSQHYIEHVDERVTYLSATGKIIFDTSNSNLLGTRSNRPEVKTVLAGGKLGTSLRKSATLKKELLYVALPVEQDNHLIGILRIAESTTTFMTAASSVRNSILTVYVILCLLITIFVLYFLRQKNRPLETLLPAIKKMVANPTRTETIMQTTPQWEELYQALNQLSEQMSHTYKAYSATEHKLHTLLNDLMIGIFIVDSENKLVMINPEMKRQLGLFQNLAEKVNFAEVIKDPQLIQLVYRISPNNPFLHDEITLHQNGERVLDIDLRLFNEERQILVMSYDMTQVRQLEKMQQDFVSNVSHELKTPVTSLIGFTETLLDGAKDDPKTTTEFLRIMEKDAKRLQALIQDIIQLSKGRQALDYPIQNITVAELLAQILESYQAQIQAKNLSVHLVGDQALVWSTKVELFYPIAKNLIENAIKYTPEAKKITISYTLADNLTLNVSDQGLGIDSDDQQRIFERFYRVDKARARQSGGTGLGLAIVKESVEKLGGKVQLESHPGVGSTFTVTLPKL, encoded by the coding sequence CAACAAGAGAATTACTTAGAAAAAAAAGGGAATCTACTGTTACGAATGGCAAAAGAAGAAAATTATAACGAAGCGAGTCTACGTCAATTGAGTCAGCACTATATTGAACACGTAGATGAACGGGTAACTTATCTGTCGGCTACTGGTAAAATTATTTTTGATACTTCTAATAGCAATCTTTTAGGTACCCGCTCCAATCGTCCCGAGGTAAAAACCGTCTTAGCCGGAGGAAAATTGGGTACTTCGCTGCGAAAAAGTGCCACTTTAAAAAAAGAATTACTCTATGTCGCGTTACCTGTGGAGCAAGACAATCATTTAATTGGTATTTTACGGATCGCCGAAAGCACTACAACTTTTATGACCGCTGCTAGTAGCGTTAGAAATTCAATTTTAACAGTGTATGTGATTTTGTGCTTGTTGATTACCATTTTTGTCTTATATTTTTTACGCCAAAAAAATCGGCCTTTAGAAACTTTATTGCCAGCGATCAAAAAAATGGTGGCTAATCCCACCCGTACTGAAACAATTATGCAAACCACGCCGCAATGGGAAGAGCTTTATCAAGCCTTAAATCAATTAAGCGAACAAATGAGCCACACGTATAAAGCCTATTCTGCAACCGAACACAAGCTGCATACACTTTTAAACGATTTAATGATTGGTATTTTCATTGTCGATAGTGAAAACAAACTCGTCATGATCAACCCTGAAATGAAACGGCAACTTGGCTTATTTCAAAATCTAGCAGAAAAAGTTAATTTTGCCGAAGTGATTAAAGATCCGCAACTTATTCAGCTAGTCTATCGCATCTCACCGAATAATCCTTTTTTACATGATGAAATTACCTTACATCAAAACGGTGAACGCGTGCTGGATATTGATTTGCGTTTATTTAATGAAGAACGGCAAATTTTAGTGATGTCTTATGATATGACACAAGTGCGCCAACTGGAAAAAATGCAGCAAGATTTCGTCAGCAATGTTTCCCACGAACTAAAAACACCTGTCACCTCCTTAATTGGCTTTACCGAAACGCTCCTAGATGGTGCCAAAGACGATCCAAAGACAACGACAGAATTTTTACGCATTATGGAAAAAGATGCCAAACGGCTGCAAGCTTTAATCCAAGATATCATTCAGCTTTCAAAAGGACGTCAAGCCCTAGATTACCCGATTCAAAACATCACTGTCGCGGAACTTTTAGCCCAAATTTTGGAAAGTTATCAAGCTCAAATTCAAGCGAAAAATTTAAGTGTTCATTTAGTAGGAGATCAAGCTTTAGTCTGGTCCACAAAAGTTGAACTTTTCTATCCGATTGCTAAAAATTTAATTGAAAATGCAATTAAGTACACACCGGAAGCTAAAAAAATTACAATTAGCTATACTCTAGCAGATAATTTAACCTTAAACGTTTCAGATCAAGGCCTTGGCATTGACAGCGATGATCAACAACGCATTTTTGAACGCTTCTATCGGGTAGACAAAGCCCGCGCAAGACAATCCGGCGGCACCGGTTTAGGCTTAGCCATTGTAAAAGAATCTGTTGAAAAACTTGGAGGCAAAGTCCAATTAGAAAGTCACCCCGGTGTTGGCTCAACCTTCACCGTGACACTACCAAAGCTCTAA